In Onthophagus taurus isolate NC chromosome 6, IU_Otau_3.0, whole genome shotgun sequence, a genomic segment contains:
- the LOC111415312 gene encoding uncharacterized protein isoform X2, which produces MASTDDIKEFAVVEFPEEEINGTMPLAIISNAWLVEENMDMMCWWPSYIKSDSEREKLIVNRTPLDKSKSLHECPYKT; this is translated from the exons atggcaaGCACTGACGACATAAA agaaTTTGCCGTCGTTGAATTTCCTGAAGAGGAAATCAATGGAACAATGCCATTGGCGATAATATCGAATGCTTGGTTGGTAGAGGAAAACATGGATATGATGTGTTGGTGGCCTTCATATATCAAGTCGGATTCAGAGCGTGAAAAATTGATTGTAAATAGGACACCGCTGGATAAATCCAA gtcaCTACACGAATGCCCTtacaaaacttaa
- the LOC111415312 gene encoding uncharacterized protein isoform X1, which translates to MASTDDIKEFAVVEFPEEEINGTMPLAIISNAWLVEENMDMMCWWPSYIKSDSEREKLIVNRTPLDKSKCDKCLVNVIYSSSHYTNALTKLNFLSKRTNVPLI; encoded by the exons atggcaaGCACTGACGACATAAA agaaTTTGCCGTCGTTGAATTTCCTGAAGAGGAAATCAATGGAACAATGCCATTGGCGATAATATCGAATGCTTGGTTGGTAGAGGAAAACATGGATATGATGTGTTGGTGGCCTTCATATATCAAGTCGGATTCAGAGCGTGAAAAATTGATTGTAAATAGGACACCGCTGGATAAATCCAAGTGCGATAAATGTTTAGTTAACGTCATTTATAGTTCAA gtcaCTACACGAATGCCCTtacaaaacttaattttttatcgaaaCGTACAAACGTTCCACTTATTTAA